A single window of Leptospira semungkisensis DNA harbors:
- the gyrB gene encoding DNA topoisomerase (ATP-hydrolyzing) subunit B → MSQPDSSYSAGQIKILEGLEAVRKRPGMYIGTQDESGLHKMVYEVVDNSVDEAMAGHCTEISISILPDNIIEVKDNGRGIPTAIHPEKNISTIEVVMTILHAGGKFENDAYKVSGGLHGVGVSVVNALSEWLEVEVYQSGKVHQQKYSRGVPQGPVQVIGESSDRGTVVRFKPDAGIFTTTEFQYDVLTSRFRELAFLNKGLKLIVQDKRKAESEKHEFLFDGGIVSFVEYLNENKHPLHKTIHFERNKDDVVAEIAIQYSDTYSENIFCFTNNINNNLGGTHLEGFRAALTRTLNDFLKKDQQLSKKQAALSGEDLKEGITAVISVKIPQPQFNSQTKEKLVNAEIKGIMQTLTGEGLSLFFEENPTVTKKILEKCILAAKAREAARKARDLTRRKTVLEGGGLPGKLADCSEKDPAASELYIVEGDSAGGSAKQGRDRNYQAILPLKGKILNVEKSRLDKILGNEEIRTLVSALGTGIGEDEFNVDKIRYHKIFIMTDADIDGSHIRTLLLTFFFRYMKSVIERGFLYVAQPPLYLIRHGKTATYLYSDKEKDEYMKELGTEKAVIQRYKGLGEMNPEQLWETTMDPEKRVVLKVKLDDYVEAEDTFNILMGDEVVPRRRFIEINAAKVANLDL, encoded by the coding sequence ATGAGCCAACCAGACAGTAGTTATAGCGCAGGTCAGATCAAGATCCTAGAGGGTTTAGAGGCCGTACGCAAGCGTCCCGGAATGTATATCGGAACCCAGGATGAGAGCGGGCTTCATAAAATGGTATACGAGGTTGTGGACAACTCGGTGGACGAGGCCATGGCCGGTCACTGTACCGAGATCTCTATCTCTATTCTTCCTGATAATATAATTGAAGTGAAAGATAATGGTAGGGGAATTCCAACTGCCATTCACCCTGAGAAAAATATTTCTACGATCGAAGTCGTTATGACCATTTTGCACGCAGGTGGTAAGTTTGAGAACGACGCTTATAAGGTTTCCGGAGGTCTTCACGGGGTTGGGGTTTCTGTAGTAAACGCTCTTTCTGAATGGTTGGAGGTAGAAGTTTACCAAAGCGGCAAGGTTCACCAACAAAAGTATTCCAGAGGAGTTCCTCAGGGACCTGTCCAAGTAATTGGAGAGTCTTCAGATCGAGGAACAGTAGTTCGTTTTAAGCCGGATGCTGGTATCTTTACCACAACCGAATTCCAATATGACGTTCTTACTTCTCGCTTTAGAGAACTTGCCTTCTTAAATAAAGGCTTAAAACTGATTGTTCAGGATAAGAGAAAAGCCGAGTCCGAAAAGCATGAGTTCCTTTTCGATGGAGGTATCGTTTCCTTCGTAGAATATCTAAACGAGAACAAACATCCTCTTCACAAGACGATCCATTTCGAGAGAAATAAAGACGATGTAGTCGCTGAGATCGCGATCCAATATTCGGATACTTACTCCGAGAATATATTCTGTTTTACGAATAATATTAATAACAACCTGGGTGGAACTCACTTAGAAGGTTTTCGTGCAGCTCTGACGAGAACGTTAAACGATTTCTTGAAGAAGGACCAGCAACTTTCCAAGAAGCAAGCCGCACTTTCCGGAGAGGATCTTAAAGAAGGAATCACTGCAGTTATCTCGGTAAAAATTCCTCAGCCTCAGTTCAACTCTCAGACAAAAGAGAAGTTGGTAAACGCAGAGATCAAAGGGATCATGCAGACGCTTACTGGAGAAGGTTTGTCTCTTTTCTTTGAAGAGAACCCTACAGTTACTAAGAAGATATTAGAAAAATGTATATTAGCCGCTAAAGCAAGAGAGGCGGCACGTAAGGCAAGAGATCTTACTCGTAGAAAGACAGTTCTTGAAGGAGGCGGTCTTCCTGGTAAACTTGCAGACTGTTCCGAAAAAGATCCTGCCGCTTCTGAACTCTATATTGTTGAGGGAGATTCCGCCGGTGGATCCGCTAAGCAAGGTAGGGACAGAAATTACCAAGCAATTCTTCCGTTGAAAGGAAAGATTCTGAACGTAGAGAAATCTCGCTTGGACAAGATCTTAGGCAACGAAGAAATCCGAACCTTGGTTTCTGCACTTGGAACCGGGATCGGTGAAGATGAATTCAACGTGGATAAGATCCGTTATCATAAGATCTTTATTATGACGGATGCGGACATCGACGGATCACATATTAGAACTTTATTATTAACCTTCTTCTTCCGTTATATGAAATCGGTGATCGAAAGAGGATTCTTATATGTGGCTCAACCTCCATTGTATTTGATCCGTCACGGAAAGACAGCAACGTATTTATACTCGGATAAAGAGAAAGACGAATACATGAAAGAGTTGGGAACTGAAAAAGCGGTTATCCAACGTTATAAAGGTCTTGGGGAAATGAATCCGGAACAATTATGGGAGACCACGATGGATCCGGAGAAACGAGTCGTTCTGAAAGTGAAATTAGACGACTATGTAGAAGCCGAAGACACATTTAATATATTGATGGGAGATGAAGTCGTCCCTAGACGTAGATTCATCGAAATTAATGCGGCGAAAGTCGCAAACCTGGATCTTTGA
- a CDS encoding DUF721 domain-containing protein, translating into MKEESGLNKINTGEFKKVLEELGLSEENLSNRIAVQTLSKRWADIIGPIYANHSEPYSIQGDALVIVTSHTAYKQEILFMRKRILSYSIRYLGKDIIRKIEVRIGNLSPKQAKQPIKPVDKTGLDGKQDLISLIEKETDPIAKKRLLELIEFL; encoded by the coding sequence ATGAAGGAAGAATCCGGTTTAAATAAGATCAATACAGGAGAATTTAAGAAAGTCCTAGAAGAGTTAGGACTCTCTGAGGAAAATCTCTCTAACCGGATTGCAGTCCAAACCTTGAGTAAACGTTGGGCAGACATAATCGGTCCTATTTACGCAAATCATTCCGAGCCTTATTCCATACAAGGGGATGCACTCGTGATAGTAACTTCCCACACTGCATATAAACAAGAGATCTTATTCATGAGAAAAAGGATCTTAAGTTATTCTATACGTTATTTGGGAAAAGACATCATTCGAAAGATAGAAGTTCGGATCGGAAACCTCTCTCCTAAACAGGCAAAGCAACCCATTAAACCGGTCGATAAAACCGGGCTAGACGGCAAACAAGATCTAATCTCTCTCATCGAAAAAGAGACAGATCCTATCGCTAAAAAAAGACTTTTAGAACTGATTGAATTTCTTTAG
- the recF gene encoding DNA replication/repair protein RecF (All proteins in this family for which functions are known are DNA-binding proteins that assist the filamentation of RecA onto DNA for the initiation of recombination or recombinational repair.) produces the protein MFLRSLKLLNFRNHEQISLEFHSRLIFFVGENGEGKTNLLEAISMISWLKSFRESEEANLIRWNSDGYYIKGEAERDHKKEIYELGFSKKPVSRRKLKFNQEEVKKRSDLVGKFLSVLMTPLDLIIVEGGPVERRRFLDSLLSSLDPSYLADLIEYNRILKQRNALLKTGSSDAGLYEVWNQRLIDKGILLFQKRKEFILEFDPIYQENLKKLSGGRDQLILEYKPSFQDLDDFKQTLSRNLARDRKLGYTSVGIHRDDLFVGENGRDIMDFASQGQKRSTVISLKAAAFEYYRRKLGRTPILLIDDVIRELDVKRREYFVELVLNSGQAFFTTTDLEGISDYVGRLEDEKQIFLVKNGLVTPHQ, from the coding sequence GTGTTTTTACGAAGCCTGAAGCTTCTCAACTTCAGAAACCACGAACAGATAAGCCTGGAGTTCCATTCCAGGCTTATTTTCTTTGTGGGTGAAAATGGAGAAGGTAAGACCAATCTTTTAGAAGCTATCTCTATGATCTCTTGGCTTAAAAGTTTTAGAGAATCAGAAGAGGCTAATTTAATCCGCTGGAACTCCGATGGATATTATATCAAAGGTGAAGCCGAAAGAGATCATAAGAAAGAGATCTACGAATTAGGTTTTTCTAAAAAACCGGTCAGTCGTCGAAAATTAAAATTCAATCAAGAAGAAGTAAAGAAAAGATCCGATTTAGTCGGAAAGTTCCTCAGCGTTTTGATGACTCCTTTGGACCTGATCATTGTAGAAGGTGGCCCGGTTGAAAGACGTAGGTTCTTGGATAGTTTGCTTTCTTCTTTAGATCCTTCTTATCTTGCGGATCTGATTGAATATAATAGAATTCTAAAGCAGCGAAACGCTCTTCTGAAAACAGGTTCTTCGGATGCAGGCTTATACGAGGTTTGGAATCAAAGATTGATCGATAAAGGAATTCTTCTCTTTCAAAAAAGAAAAGAATTCATTCTGGAATTCGATCCTATTTACCAAGAAAATCTAAAGAAACTAAGCGGTGGTAGGGATCAACTCATCTTGGAATATAAACCTAGCTTTCAAGACTTAGATGATTTCAAACAGACTCTTTCTCGGAATTTAGCCAGAGATAGAAAGCTAGGATATACTTCCGTTGGGATCCATAGAGATGACCTCTTTGTTGGAGAGAATGGTCGGGATATTATGGATTTTGCTTCCCAAGGCCAAAAAAGAAGCACGGTAATTTCTTTAAAGGCTGCGGCTTTCGAGTATTATCGAAGAAAATTGGGAAGAACTCCCATTCTTCTAATCGATGACGTGATCCGAGAATTGGATGTGAAAAGACGTGAATATTTTGTGGAACTCGTATTAAATTCAGGCCAAGCTTTTTTTACAACCACTGACTTAGAGGGAATTTCTGACTACGTCGGAAGATTGGAAGATGAGAAACAGATTTTCCTGGTTAAAAACGGTTTAGTGACGCCTCACCAATGA